Below is a genomic region from Enterobacter hormaechei subsp. xiangfangensis.
GGCGGGGCGACGCTCTACTTCGTGAAATACGTGATGGATCACCCGGAGATGGCGACGCAGTTTTTACTCTACGGCAGCCTCGCCACCATGTTCGGCTCGCTCTGCTCGTCTCGTCTGCTGGGCCGCTTCGACCGCGTCACCGCCTTTAAGTGGATCATCGTCGCTTACTCTCTGATTAGCCTGCTGATCTTCTTCACGCCGGCGGAGCATATTGCCCTGATTTTCGCCCTCAACATCCTCTTCCTGTTCGTCTTTAACACCACCACGCCGCTACAGTGGCTGATGGCCTCTGACGTGGTGGATTACGAAGAAAGCCGCAGCGGACGTCGCCTCGACGGGCTGGTGTTCTCTACCTACCTGTTCAGCCTGAAGATTGGCCTGGCGATTGGCGGGGCGGTGGTGGGCTGGATCCTGGCCTGGGTGAACTACTCCGCCAGCAGCAGCGTGCAGCCGGTAGAGGTGCTGACCACCATCAAAATTCTGTTCTGCGTGGTGCCGGTGGTGCTCTACGCGGGCATGTTCATCATGCTGTCGTTCTATAAGCTCACCGATGCCCGCGTGGAGGCCATCAGCCAGCAGCTGATCAAGCACCGCGCGGCGCAGGGCGAGGCCGTTCCCGACGCTGCGACAGCCGCATCCCATTAACCGGAGGCACTATGGAAATCACTAACCCTATTCTGACCGGCTTCAACCCGGACCCGTCCCTGTGCCGTCAGGGCGAGGACTACTACATCGCCACCTCGACCTTCGAGTGGTTCCCCGGCGTGCGCATCTACCACTCCCGCGACCTGAAAAACTGGTCGCTGGTCAGCACCCCGCTGGACCGCGTGTCGATGCTGGACATGAAGGGCAACCCGGACTCCGGCGGCATCTGGGCGCCGTGCCTGAGCTACGCCGACGGCAAATTCTGGCTGCTCTACACCGACGTGAAGATTGTCGACTCGCCGTGGAAAAACGGCCGTAACTTCCTTGTCACTGCGCCCTCCATTGAGGGACCGTGGAGCGAGCCGATCCCGATGGGCAACGGCGGGTTTGACCCGTCCCTGTTCCACGACGACAATGGCCGCAAATATTACCTCTACCGCCCGTGGGGGCCGCGCCACCACAGCAACCCGCACAACACCATCGTGATGCAGGAGTTTGATCCGCAGACCGGGACGCTCTCGCCCGAGCGCAAAACCCTGTTTACCGGCACGCCGCTCTGCTACACCGAAGGGGCGCACCTTTATCGGCACGCGGGATGGTACTACCTGATGGTGGCCGAAGGGGGCACCAGCTACGAGCACGCCGTCGTGGTACTGCGTTCCAAAAATATCGACGGGCCGTACGAGCTGCACCCGGACGTAACGATGATGACCAGCTGGCACCTGCCGGAGAACCCGCTGCAAAAGAGCGGCCACGGCTCGCTGCTGCAGACCCACACCGGGGAATGGTATATGGCCTACCTCACCAGCCGCCCGCTCCGCCTGCCCGGCGTGCCGCTGCTGGCCACCAGCGGGCGCGGCTACTGTCCGCTGGGCCGCGAGACCGGTATCGCCCGCATTGAATGGCGCGACGGCTGGCCGTACGTGGAAGGCGGCAAGCACGCGCAACTGACCGTGAAAGGCCCGCAGGTGGCGGAGCAGCCCGCAGCCGTTCAGGGCAGCTGGCGGGACGATTTCGACGCCAGTTCGCTCGACCCGGAGCTGCAGACCCTGCGCATCCCATTCGACGACACCCTCGGCTCGCTCACTGCGCGGCCGGGCTACTTACGGCTCTACGGCAACGACTCGCTCAACTCCACCTTTACCCAGTCGACCGTGGCGCGCCGCTGGCAGCACTTCGCCTTCCGCTCAGAAACGCGGATGCAGTTCTCGCCGGTCCACTTCCAGCAGAGCGCGGGGCTGACCTGCTACTACAACAGCAAAAACTGGAGCTACTGCTTTGTGGACTACGAGGAGGGGCAGGGCAGAACCATCAAGGTGATCCAGCTCGACCACAACGTGCCGTCATGGCCGCTGCACGAGCAGCCGATTCCGGTGCCGGAGAGTGCGGAGAGCGTCTGGCTGCGCGTGGACGTGGATAAGCTGGTCTACCGCTACAGCTACTCGTTCGACGGCGAGACGTGGCACGCCGTGCCGGTCACGTATGAGGCGTGGAAGCTATCGGACGACTACATTGGCGGGCGCGGCTTCTTCACCGGCGCGTTTGTGGGGCTGCACTGCGAGGACATCAGCGGAGACGGCTGCCACGCGGACTTCGACTACTTCACCTACGAGCCGGTTTAACGGCTCAGGCCGGGTAGCCCAGCGCGCGTGAGAGCTGGAGCCCGGCCTGCTGAAGCTGCTCGCGGAAATCAGCCAGCTCTGCGTCGTCCACGCGGGAGGTCAGCGTCGACAGGCTCAGGGCGGCAATCACGCGGGATTCGTGGTTCCACACCGGCACCGCCACGCAGCGCACGCCCTGCTCGTTCTCTTCGCTATCCAGGGCGTAACCTTGCTCGCGGGTCTGCGCCAGGGCGCTTATTAAGGCTTCACGAGAGGCGAGGGTGGAAGGGGTATAGGTGGTGTACTGATAGCCCTCCAGCAGGGCGTTCAGCTCGGCCTCGCCCAGCCAGGCAATCAACACCTTGCCGATGGCGGTGGCGTGAACCGGCAGGCGGCGGCCAATGCGCGAATAGGCGATGGCGGCCAGCTTGCCTTCAATCTTCTCGATATAAACCCCTTCACGCCCGTCCAGGATCCCCAGATGGGTAGTCTGCCCGGTCCGCCGGGACAGCTCCGTCAGCCAGCCTTTCGCCTTCTGGCGAATATCGATGGAGCCCACGACAAAATGCCCGCGCTCGACCAGCTTCATGCCGAGGCGATATTTGCCGTTCTCCGGGTTCTGATCGATATAGCCGTGAAGCTGGAGTGTTTTCAGCAGCGAGTGGAGGGTACTCTTGCTCAGCCCCATCAGTTTGCTGATGTCGGTGATCTTAAGCTCGGTGGCCTGCTCGTTGAACAGGTCGAGGATCTGCAACGCACGTTCAACAGACTGAATAATCGGCATAATGCTGGCATGTCCACGCTGGAATGAAGGCGAAAACGTACCTTTTTCGGGGTGAAAAATCAATGAAATGGAGCCGGTGTTCTCCCTCTCCCCGTGGGAGAGGGCCGGGGTGAGGGCATCAGGCCGCAGCGCCATCCGGCAACAAAGGCGGCTACATTATTGTTAGCGGGGGACATCAATTATTATCCCGAGCGGCGACAGACTGGATTTTCCAGACCCCATCTTCTTTAACCATGCAATCAATGACTGTGTGCTGGGTCTTTTTGCCAAACGTGATATTCACGTTTACACAGACCGGGTCTGAATCATACGAATCAATAGCCACATTCTCAGCCCAGTCCTCGCCGATATATTGCGATTTCATAAAAAAATCAGCCTCGTAAAATTCAGCGTCGGCATAACGGGGATCGTCTGCATGACGTAATTTTTTCATGGTACTGGCCGTAACGAACTCATCGATTTCATTTCCCTGTTGGATGGGATAACGATCGTTGTTCACTTGTTTGACGTACCAGCGATTGAATTCAAGGGCGCGCTGCATCGGTATCTGAAAATCTTCGGCCCCCAATGCGGCTGTGCTGAATAACACAAGAAAAATGAGTTTATTCATTTTAATAATGCCTGTATAAGGTTATTGCTGGCTGGAGTTGGCGATAGGTTTGCCCCTTCGATTTTAAGCCCTCCGGCTCGAATGGTGGCGGCGATTGCTCGAGCGCAATCGTGTCCAGTATGGGTTAGTGCGTGGCTACGGGCGTATGACACAGCTTCATGCTTATTCCATGACATGAATAATCCTTATTAACGAAATGCAGCAATAAGGAAATATTACGCCGCTAATATACGGTGTTTTGTAATTGATAATGATCTGATATTAACCATTATCTACTCAGTAAATAATGGTCAATAAAAATATAAATATCTATTATGGTTAATGCCTATCTGAGAAAGTGTCAGTAAAATGAATTTTTCTGCCCGACGATAACGCTGTTGTCGTTTTTAGTGTTTTCTCCCTCTCCCCGTGGGAGAGGGCCGGGGTGAGGGCACCAGACCGCAGAGGAGTCAATCACTCCCAAGCGTCGCCACCATCACCGCCTTAATCGTATGCATCCGGTTTTCCGCCTGGTCGAACACGATGCTTGCCGCCGACTCGAACACCTCGTCCGTCACCTCCATCCCGCCGTGCAGATCGAACTCCTTCGCCATCTGCTTCCCAAGCGTGGTCTGGTCGTCATGGAACGCCGGCAGACAGTGCAGGAACTTCACGTTCGGGTTGCCGGTGAGCGCCATCATCTGCGCGTTCACCTGATACCCGCGCAGCAGCGCAATACGCTCCGCCCACTTCTCTTTGGCTTCGCCCATCGACACCCAGACGTCGGTATAGATAAAGTCCGCGCCCTTCACGCCCGCCGCCACGTCTTCCGTCAGGGTGATTTTCCCGCCGTGCTTTTCCGCCAGCGCGCTGCACTCCGCCACCAGGCTCTCTTCCGGCCAGCAGGCCTTCGGCGCCACCAGACGCAGATCCAGTCCGGTCAGCGCCGCCGCTTCCAGCATCGAGTTGCCCATGTTGTTGCGCGCGTCGCCCGCGTAGACCAGCGTCATCTCGTTAAACGCCTTGCCCGGCAGGTGCTCCTGCATGGTCAGCAGGTCCGCCAGCAGCTGCGTCGGGTGGAACTCGTTGGTCAGCCCGTTCCACACCGGCACGCCCGCATACTGCGCCAGCGTTTCGACCACTTCCTGGCCGTGGCCGCGATACTGAATGCCGTCATACATCCGCCCCAGCACGCGCGCGGTGTCCTTAATTGACTCTTTATGTCCAATCTGGCTGCCGCTCGGCCCTAAATACGTGACGCGCGCGCCCTGGTCAAATGCGGCAACTTCGAAAGAGCATCGTGTACGGGTTGAGTCTTTTTCGAAGATGAGCGCGATGTTTTTACCGGTAAGCTTTTGTACTTCCTTGCCATTTTTTTTATCGGCTTTGAGCTGTGCGGCAAGGGTCAGCAGTGAAGTGAACTGTGCAGGGGTAAAGTCGAGCAATTTCAGAAAGTGTTTCTTGTACAGATCAGACATTTTATCCTCACATGGCGAACGCCACTTATTGAATTAAAATTCACTTTATATGTGTAATTATTCATTTGCAACCCCGTTTCACAAATCTTTCCAACAAAGGTGGAGGCAAACCCGTCCGTGTGTGAAAATAGAAGTATCTGCCGCACTTTAAAGAGGATTGAGCCATGGCAAACCCGGAATTACTGGAAGAGCAACGCGAAGAGACGCGTCTGATTATTGAAGAGCTGCTGGAAGACGGTAGCGATCCGGACGCGCTGTACACCATCGAGCACCATTTCTCTGCGGATGATTTCGACGCGCTGGAAAAAATGGCCGTGGAAGCCTTCAAGCTGGGTTACGAAGTGACCGAGCCGGAAGAGCTGGAAGTGGAAGAGGGCGACACCGTCATCTGCTGCGACATCCTGAGCGAAGGCGCGCTGAAGGCGGAGCTGATCGACGCGCAGGTAGAACAGCTGATGAACCTGGCCGAGAAGTTTGACGTGGAATACGACGGCTGGGGAACCTACTTCGAAGATCCGAACGGTGAAGACGGCGAAGAAGGCGACGACGAAGATTACGTCGACGAAGACGACGACGGCGTGCGTCACTAAGCGTTTCAGGCGGTGGCGCGCGCCACCGCTTTTTCAAGGCAGAACCATGGATTACCCGCAGATACTCGCCCCCGTACTCAACTTCCTCCAGTGCCCGACCCCGCAAGCATGGATTGATAAAGCCCGCGACCCGGCGAACCTGCCGCTGCTGCTCACCGACCACATGGTGTGCGAGCTCAAGGCCGCCCAGACCGCGCTGTTACTCGTGCGTAAATACGTCGCCGACGAAAGCGGTGCCGACGCGCTGCTCGACTGGCTCAAACCCTACGAACAGTTCACCTTCCGCGACGGCCCGGAGCCGGACTTCATCGCCCTGCACAGGCAGATTGGCAAAAGCGTGATGCCCAAAACCGACGACCCGTGGGGCCAGGCGCTCATCGACAGCATGGTGCTGCTGATTAAAGAGGAGTTGCACCACTTCTGGCAGGTGCGCGAGGCGATGCTGGCCCGCGACATTCCGTACGTCAAAATCACCGCCAGCCGCTACGCCAAAGGGATGCTGAAAGAAGTGCGCACCCACGAACCGCTGACGCTGATCGACAAGCTTATCTGCGGCGCCTACATCGAGGCCCGCTCCTGCGAACGCTTCGCCGCGCTGGCCCCGTTCCTCGACGACGACCTGCAGAAGTTCTATCTCTCGCTGCTGCGCTCGGAAGCACGCCATTATCAGGACTACCTGACGCTAGCCCAGCAGGTGAGCGACGACGATATCTCACCGCGCATACAGCTTTTTGGCGAAATTGAAGCCACACTTATCTCGACACCGGACAACGAGTTTCGCTTCCACAGCGGCGTGCCGGTGTAAACCGGCATAACTCAAGGATAAGGATGCGAGATGAATAAAACGTGGACCCGTATTGTGATTGTCGTCATTGCGGCTGCCGCCGTGGCGTTCTGGGTGTTTTTCGACAGGCAGCGCGCCCCGGAACGGCAGATGGATAACGCCCTTAACGCGATGCCCGCCTGGCAGGTGATTAAGGAGCAGGAGCCCGCGCTGCATCAGCGCATCCTCGACCAGATGGCCGCCCTGCAAAAAGCGGGCGAGCCGGAGCAGCAGATTATCGACACCATCCAGCCGCAGATCCTGCATCTGCAGATGTCGCGCCTGCAAAACGCCCCGGACGCCAACGTGGTGAACTACATGACCATCAACATGGAGCAGACTGCCGCCATCCAGAAGGTGAGCGACGACGCCTGCTTCCGCTTCCTCTACCCGATGGTGAAGGGCGGCGTGAACCCGATGCGCATGCTGGATAAAGACCTGATGGCGCGGCGCATGCAGGCCGACGCCGACATGATGCGCGCGGCCTACGGCAAAAACCGCCACACCGTGACCCCGGCCGAACGCGAGGCGGCTGTCGAAGATGTCCGGCCGATTATGAAGGCACTTGCCGATAAGTACGGCGAGGACATCCAGCTGCTGCAGATGCCGGAGAAGGCGGCGGGCAAAGAGAAGCTCTCCTGCGATATGGTGCAGGAGATGTGGGCCAAGGTGCTGGCGCTGCCGGAGCAGAAGGCGGCGAGGGTGATTCGGCTTGCGGTGTCTGAGCTGGAATGACGGTAGCGCTGGTTTTTTGGGCACTTAGCGCGGGTTTAGCGCGTCGTCGCTTGCATGGCGGCGCGCGACAGGTATAATCCACAACGTTTCCGCATCCCCTTCAGTGCCGAAGTGGCGAAATCGGTAGACGCAGTTGATTCAAAATCAACCGTAGAAATACGTGCCGGTTCGAGTCCGGCCTTCGGCACCATCGGAACATCAATAGACGTCAATGGACGTCTTTTTTTGTGCCTGAAATCCAGTATCCGCAAGGCTTTCCTCGCTTTTTCACTCAACCTAAGTCAACCTGATTCAATCTACATCAACTTACTGATGCGGGTACAACTGCGGGTATATTCCGGTTCGATAATGTTTGTACCCACACAGAACCCTTGAAAGGATACTCATCATGGCTCTGAGTGATGTGAAAGTTCGTTCGGCTAAGCCTGAAGCAAAAGCCTATAAACTTACTGACGGCGACGGCATGGTTTTGCTGGTTCACCCTAACGGCTCCAAATACTGGCGGTTGCGTTATCGCTTTGGTGGTAAAGAGAAGATGCTGGCGCTGGGAAAATACCCCGAAGTTTCGCTGGCGGATGCCAGGGCTCGTCGGGATGAAGCCCGTAAGCTGTTAGCTAATGGTGTAGATCCCAGTGAGAACAAGAAAGCCGTGAAGGTAGAGCTGGAGCAAGAGGCTATAACGTTTGAAGTTGTTGCCAGAGACTGGCACGCCAGCAATCAGAAATGGTCTGCATCGCACAGTGCTCGTGTATTGAAAAGCCTGGAAGATAATCTCTTTACTGCTATCGGTAAGCGGAACATTGCGGAACTGAAGACTCGGGATCTTCTTGTACCCATCAAAGCTGTGGAATCATCCGGGCGACTCGAAGTCGCCGCCCGTTTACAGCAGCGTACTACCGCAATTATGCGCTTTGCCGTTCAGAGCGGCTTAATCGATTACAACCCCGCTCAAGAGATTGCCGGTGCGGTTGCTACGGCAAAAAGACAGCATCGTGCTGCCTTGGAACTTAATCGTATTCCTGAATTGCTTCATCGAATCGATCACTATTCCGGCAGGCCATTAACCCGACTGGCCGTCGAACTCACGTTGTTGGTTTTCATTCGTTCAAGCGAGCTGCGCTTTGCCCGCTGGTCAGAAGTGGATTTTGAAACGGCCATGTGGACGATTCCGGGAGAGCGTGAGCCGCTGGAAGGTGTTAAACATTCTCAGCGAGGTTCGAAGATGCGGACGCCCCATCTTGTTCCCTTATCGCGTCAGGCCTTAGCTATTCTGGAAAAGATCAAAAGCATGAATGGGAATCGAGAGCTGATTTTCGTAGGCGATCACGATCCCCGTAAGCCGATGAGTGAGAATACGGTGAACAAGTCTCTTCGAGTGATGGGCTACGACACAAAAACGGAAGTTTGTGGGCATGGTTTCAGGACTATGGCATGTAGCTCATTGATTGAGTCGGGTCTATGGTCGAGGGATGCCGTAGAGCGGCAGATGAGCCATCAGGAGCGTAGCTCTGTTCGGGCAGCTTACATCCATAAGGCGGAGCATCTGGGGGAGAGGAGGTTGATGTTGCAGTGGTGGGCGGATTATCTGGATGCAAACCGGGAGAAGGGGATGAGTCCGTTTGATTTTGGGAAAGTAGAGTCTACGCGGTAGTAACGGCTGTCTTTAGGATAAATTTCCGCTGAGGATTAAGTACTCTGAGCGAAGCCTGCCCCCTTGCGGTGGCAGGCATAGGGATTAAGTTTTCTATTTTTTTGATACAACCTAGGTAACGCATTGGAACTACTTGATAAAATTTTCTTCGGTTAGAATGAGTGCATCATCCTCTACGGGTACTGTATTTTTTAGGAATAACAATGGCTGTTAATCAGGCGAAAATTTTTGAACATCTCGAACAACTGGTTGAAAACCCTGAGCAAGACGAATTTATCTACGGCTTTTTAACTGCTTTTGAGTTCCCTAAATCTACCCTGAGTCAGATTCGGCAAGGTGGGGCGCGTAATGTTGCGAAAGAGCCAGGGCACGTTGCATTAAAGAATAAACTCTACTACCAGCCAGTGGCAGATACAGATGATCTCGAATCTGCTTTTGAGCAACGTATTGCAGATGTGGCTGTTACAAAAAATAAGATCCGCTTTGTTCTTGCTACAAATTTTGTTCGCTTTTTAGCCTGGGACACACTGACGAAGGAGCGTCTCGATATTGAGTTTGAAGAATTACCACGCAACTACGGTTTTTTCTTACCGCTGGTCGGGCTGGAGAAGGCCATTCTCAATAGCGAAAATCCGGCAGATGTGAAAGCCGCTGAGAAGATGGGAAAATTGTTTGATCTTATCAAGGCGCGTAATGATTTAAGCAAAGCAGAAGATATCCACGCGCTTAATGTCTTCCTCACTCGTTTGTTGTTTTGCTTTTTTGCCGAAGATACTGGCATCTTTGAAAAAGGTCAGTTTACTTCCGCAGTTAAGAGTTACACATCTGAGGATGGCAGTGATTTAGATCAGTTCTTAATGAACCTCTTTTCTGTGATGAATAGCAAACTTGATAGTCCATTACGGCGGTCACTTCCTATTCACTTCACTACATTCCCCTATGTTAATGGCGGTTTATTTGCCAGCGATGAACGAGTTCCGGAATTAGGTCTGAAAGGTCGTCGTCTCTTACTTGAATGTAGTGCAATGGACTGGAGTGCGATTAATCCTGATATTTTTGGGAGTATGTTTCAGGCTGTGATAGATGTTGGACAGCGTAGCCGTTTAGGCCAGCATTACACCTCCTACAGCAACATAATGAAGGTAATACAACCACTGTTCATTGAACCACTGCGTAGCGAGTTGGAAAAGCAGCGCACAAGTACCAATGGTCTTAATCGATTGCTGGTCCGTTTGGGGGAAATTAAGATTTTCGATCCTGCATGTGGTTCAGGTAATTTTCTGATTGTTGCTTATAAAGAATTGCGTCTACTGGAAATGGATGTTATCCGGGCTCTATTGCAGAATGATCCGCAATCGTTCTTTATGAGCAGGATTCATCTTGACCAATTTTATGGTATTGAGATCGATGACTTTGCCTGTGAGATAGCCCGTCTTTCTCTATGGCTTGCAGAACATCAATTAAATAAACAGTGGGAAGAGCATATTGGTTCAGCACCACCAGCGTTGCCGTTGCGATCATCAGGTAAAATTTGGAGCGGTAACAGCCTGCAAAAAGATTGGCAGGCAGTATGTCCAAAAGGGGCTGATGATGAAGTTTATGTGATTGGCAACCCGCCGTTTTTAGGGACGTTAGGTCGCTCTGATGAACAGCGTGTTGATATGCAGGCTGTATTTAGCGGTTTTAAGTCATTAGGTGGTTTGGATTTTGTTGCCTGTTGGTTTTGGAAGGGCGCGCAATATATCCAGAATAGCCGTGCTGAGCTGGCACTGGTGGCTACAAATTCGTTGTGTCAGGGAGAGCAAGTAGCAACACTATGGCCTTCTGTATTCAAGCTGGGTCTGTGCATTCATTTTGCTTACCCAACCTTTGCATGGGCAAATAATGCTCGTGATAAAGCAGCGGTGCATGTGGTTATTGTTGGTCTATCAGGACGAAGCAAAACGCGTCAACTTTTCCAGCAAGTGGACGGGCAGTGGCACAGCAAACTGGTGAGCAACATTAGCCCTTATCTGATTGAAGGCAGCAACATAGCCGTGTCGGCGAAAACAAAACCGATGGTAAAGAATGTCCCCCAGCTATTGTTTGGAAATAAACCTACCGATGGTGGTCATTTGCTAATGGATCGTCGTGAACGTGATATGTTGCTAAAACTGGAGCCTCAAGCTGCCCCTTGGATTAAAAGAGTTATGGGAGCGGATGAATTTCTCAATGGTAAAGAGCGCTGGTGTTTATGGTTGGCAGATATTACCAATAAAGAGCTTCAGTCTATGCCGCTCGTCTTAAATCGAGTACAAAAAGTAGCGGAAGCACGGCGTAAAAGCCCAGACAAAGGCGCTCAGAAAATGGCTGAGCGCCCTCATCAATTTAGAGATTTAAATAACCCAAATGATTATATTCTGATACCTAGTGTTTCATCAGAGCGACGAACCTATGTTCCTATTGGCTTTTATGATGCCAGCGTAATTTCAACTAATCTGAATTACATTCTCCCGAATGGCACTTTGTACGAGTTTGCTATCCTGACCTCACTAATGCACAACGACTGGATGCGACTGGTAGCAGGTCGTCTTGAAAGTCGCTACCGCTATTCAGCAACAGTCGTTTATAACTCTTTCCCTTGGCCTAGCGTGACTAATGAACAGCGTAATTCGCTAATTGCATTGGCAAAAACAGTATTACTGACGCGGGAAAACTACCCTGAAAATACTCTAGCTGAGTTGTATGATCCGTTAAAGATGCCCGCAGACCTTTTGGAAGCCCATCAAACTTTGGATAAGGCTGTAGATCGTCTTTACCGTGACAAACCATTCAGGGACTCCACTGAGCGTTTGAGCTGCCTGTTAGAACGCTATGAAGCGCTGACTAAAGCATAAGGTTTTGCTCTGCCAGTCAGAGCCAACAGAGGATTGCATTGTGGAAAATATTTTACAGGTTAAGTACGGGCAGACTGGGCAAAGTGCGCGTCTTAACGATTTTGGTATGCGGGAAATGCAGGCTCGAGCCTTTGAGCAGCGCAACAGCCCTTATCTACTTATCAAAGCTCCACCAGCATCTGGTAAATCAAGAGCATTAATGTTCCTTGCCCTGGATAAACTCGTCAATCAGGGGATACGCAAAGCCATTGTCGCGGTCCCTGAAATGTCTATTGGAGGTTCTTTTAAAGATACTGAACTTACGAAGCACGGTTTCTTTGCTGACTGGAAAGTAAAACCTGAAAATAATCTGTGCATTGGCGGTGGAGAGGCTGGAAAGGTTGAAGCCTTTAAACGATTTATGGCGAGTCCTGACGACATACTGGTCTGTACTCATGCCACCCTACGTTTTGCTTTCGATAAGCTGAACGTTGAATCGTTTAATGACTGCCTAGTTGCAATTGATGAGTTCCATCATGTCTCAGCGGATGAAAACAACCGTTTGGGCAATTTGATTGATGCCCTGATGAAAGGTTCTAATGCACATATTGTTGCAATGACAGGTTCTTACTTCCGAGGGGATACCGTACCCATTCTGCAACCCGAAGATGAAGCTCAGTTCACGAAAGTGACCTATACCTACTACGAACAGCTCAATGGATATCAGTATTTAAAATCTTTAGGCATTGGCTACCATTTTTATCAGGGGCCATACATCAAGGCACTACCTTCAGTGCTGGATGCCAGTAAGAAAACCATCATCCATATTCCCAATGTTAATTCCGGCGAATCAACGAAAGATAAACATGCCGAGGTTGATGCCATCCTGGATGCGTTGGGTGAGGTGCAACTGCAAGAGCCAGATACCGGAATCTATCGAGTGAAACGCAAAAGCGATGGCAAATTGTTGCGCGTAGCGAATCTGGTAGATGATAACCCGGCGGAAAGACCGAAAGTACAGGCGTATCTGCGGAATATCCACTCTGCTGAGGATATGGATATCATTATTGCGTTAGGTATGGCGAAAGAGGGGTTTGACTGGCCTTTCTGTGAACATGTACTGACCATTGGTTATCGTAGCTCGATGACGGAGATTGTGCAAATAATTGGGCGTGCGACACGGGATTGTGAAGGCAAAACTCACGCACAATTTACCAACCTTATTGCTCAGCCTGATGCTCAAGATGATGACGTTAAAGTATCAGTAAACAACATGCTTAAAGCCATCACCACCTCGTTGTTGATGGAGCAAATCATGGCTCCAAATATTCAATTTAAACCACGATCTCAATGGACTGGTGAACCGTTACCTGCCAATACGGTTCTGGTTGATGATCATGCATTACCGGTATCAGACAAGGTTCTAACAATCCTTAACGGCGGTAAAAACGAGATCCTGGCGGCGCTAATGGCGAATGAGCAGGTGGTTAAAGAGGCTATTACCGAGTCAACACCGCCTGAGATAATTACTCAGGTAGTGTTACCATCGGTGATACAAACGCTTCACCCTGACCTGACGGAATACGAACTAGAACAGGTTCGCAGCGGTATTTTGCAGAGTCTTTTTGTAGGCCAATGTGGTGGGTTAGTTGATGAAGCCGATTTACCGATGGATGCTATTATCGATAACACCCCAGGTCAGCGTACCGGCAATTCGAACGACTCATTAAATATCAACAATCAGTTCATAAAAATGGGTGATAAATTCATCAATATTGAGAATTTGAATATCGACCTGATTGATGTGGTGAATCCTTTTCACGGTGCTTACGAGATTTTATCAAAATCTGTCACCGCGACGATGCTAAAAACTATTCAGGAAGCAGTCAGAGCGAATCAGGCGCAGGTATCTGAGGAAGAAGCTGTGATGCTCTGGCCAAGAATTAAAGCGTTTGCCAGTGAGCATAATAGGGAGCCATCGCTGAATGCTAGTGACGCAATAGAGGTTCGTTATGCAGAGGCGTTAGCTTACATCCGAAAAATGAAACAACAGCGTACTGTGCGACAGGAACCGTAACTTATGCTCAGACTTTCACCTCTTCGAGCTCGTCAAAAAGTGACAATTGATGATATTTTTTCTGAACCAGACGCTCTTGGTTTACTCGTAGTTGAACCACTAAAAATATATTCCCCTACAG
It encodes:
- a CDS encoding DEAD/DEAH box helicase; the protein is MENILQVKYGQTGQSARLNDFGMREMQARAFEQRNSPYLLIKAPPASGKSRALMFLALDKLVNQGIRKAIVAVPEMSIGGSFKDTELTKHGFFADWKVKPENNLCIGGGEAGKVEAFKRFMASPDDILVCTHATLRFAFDKLNVESFNDCLVAIDEFHHVSADENNRLGNLIDALMKGSNAHIVAMTGSYFRGDTVPILQPEDEAQFTKVTYTYYEQLNGYQYLKSLGIGYHFYQGPYIKALPSVLDASKKTIIHIPNVNSGESTKDKHAEVDAILDALGEVQLQEPDTGIYRVKRKSDGKLLRVANLVDDNPAERPKVQAYLRNIHSAEDMDIIIALGMAKEGFDWPFCEHVLTIGYRSSMTEIVQIIGRATRDCEGKTHAQFTNLIAQPDAQDDDVKVSVNNMLKAITTSLLMEQIMAPNIQFKPRSQWTGEPLPANTVLVDDHALPVSDKVLTILNGGKNEILAALMANEQVVKEAITESTPPEIITQVVLPSVIQTLHPDLTEYELEQVRSGILQSLFVGQCGGLVDEADLPMDAIIDNTPGQRTGNSNDSLNINNQFIKMGDKFINIENLNIDLIDVVNPFHGAYEILSKSVTATMLKTIQEAVRANQAQVSEEEAVMLWPRIKAFASEHNREPSLNASDAIEVRYAEALAYIRKMKQQRTVRQEP
- a CDS encoding tyrosine-type recombinase/integrase, which translates into the protein MALSDVKVRSAKPEAKAYKLTDGDGMVLLVHPNGSKYWRLRYRFGGKEKMLALGKYPEVSLADARARRDEARKLLANGVDPSENKKAVKVELEQEAITFEVVARDWHASNQKWSASHSARVLKSLEDNLFTAIGKRNIAELKTRDLLVPIKAVESSGRLEVAARLQQRTTAIMRFAVQSGLIDYNPAQEIAGAVATAKRQHRAALELNRIPELLHRIDHYSGRPLTRLAVELTLLVFIRSSELRFARWSEVDFETAMWTIPGEREPLEGVKHSQRGSKMRTPHLVPLSRQALAILEKIKSMNGNRELIFVGDHDPRKPMSENTVNKSLRVMGYDTKTEVCGHGFRTMACSSLIESGLWSRDAVERQMSHQERSSVRAAYIHKAEHLGERRLMLQWWADYLDANREKGMSPFDFGKVESTR
- a CDS encoding DNA methyltransferase, translating into MAVNQAKIFEHLEQLVENPEQDEFIYGFLTAFEFPKSTLSQIRQGGARNVAKEPGHVALKNKLYYQPVADTDDLESAFEQRIADVAVTKNKIRFVLATNFVRFLAWDTLTKERLDIEFEELPRNYGFFLPLVGLEKAILNSENPADVKAAEKMGKLFDLIKARNDLSKAEDIHALNVFLTRLLFCFFAEDTGIFEKGQFTSAVKSYTSEDGSDLDQFLMNLFSVMNSKLDSPLRRSLPIHFTTFPYVNGGLFASDERVPELGLKGRRLLLECSAMDWSAINPDIFGSMFQAVIDVGQRSRLGQHYTSYSNIMKVIQPLFIEPLRSELEKQRTSTNGLNRLLVRLGEIKIFDPACGSGNFLIVAYKELRLLEMDVIRALLQNDPQSFFMSRIHLDQFYGIEIDDFACEIARLSLWLAEHQLNKQWEEHIGSAPPALPLRSSGKIWSGNSLQKDWQAVCPKGADDEVYVIGNPPFLGTLGRSDEQRVDMQAVFSGFKSLGGLDFVACWFWKGAQYIQNSRAELALVATNSLCQGEQVATLWPSVFKLGLCIHFAYPTFAWANNARDKAAVHVVIVGLSGRSKTRQLFQQVDGQWHSKLVSNISPYLIEGSNIAVSAKTKPMVKNVPQLLFGNKPTDGGHLLMDRRERDMLLKLEPQAAPWIKRVMGADEFLNGKERWCLWLADITNKELQSMPLVLNRVQKVAEARRKSPDKGAQKMAERPHQFRDLNNPNDYILIPSVSSERRTYVPIGFYDASVISTNLNYILPNGTLYEFAILTSLMHNDWMRLVAGRLESRYRYSATVVYNSFPWPSVTNEQRNSLIALAKTVLLTRENYPENTLAELYDPLKMPADLLEAHQTLDKAVDRLYRDKPFRDSTERLSCLLERYEALTKA